A single region of the Pontimicrobium sp. SW4 genome encodes:
- a CDS encoding YfhO family protein, which translates to MNFSFKKIIPHILVLLAFVVASLIYFSPVLQGKQIFQSDIMQYTGMAKQQNNFRASTGEETYWTNSAFGGMPTYQLGAKYPHNYIKKLDLALRFLPRPADYLFLYFLGFYILLLVLKVDFKLAALGALAFGFSTYLIILLGVGHNSKAHAIAYMPLVLSGILLTFQRKYVLGFLLTIIAMALEIVANHFQMTYYLLLLVIVLGVVYLIDAYKKQELPHFFKSVGILVAAVILSIGLNATNIMATQEYVSESYRGKSELTINPDGSPKEVTNGLDKEYITEYSYGVAESFNLFIPRFVGGGTIEKLGKDSNVYNAFINLGATPIQALNEVKQTPTYWGDQPIVEAPAYVGAVIIFLFVLGLFLVKGRLKWWLVGGVLMSWLLSLGKNFGLLTDLFIDYIPLYNKFRAVSSIQVILELCIPVLGIFALVRLFNNFEQKEAKLKALKYATAITAGIALIFLLFKGSLFDFSGIRDGQYLQAYGQSYIDALKEDRKAIFNTDTIRSLVLVLLSAGIIWLFLKEKLSEKLVVIAFAVLIVFDLVGVDRRYVNNDDFVSAIQVQKPYQANAADQEILKDNSHYRVYDLTTGNTKPSYFHNSLNGYTAARMKRFNELFDFYIRRNHLETLNMLNTKYIIAPAENDQPQVFTNTDANGNAWFIESFKAVDTANEEIMALDSLNTKTTAVLNKAQFNIIPDVTYQVDSLAGIRLIDYKPNYLKYESNNANDGFAVFSENYYQQGWQAYLDGKEMSHIRVNYVLRGMEIPAGTHTIEFRFEPQVVKTGSTIALGTSLIVVLLLLVGLFYQFKKDNVKTTTSA; encoded by the coding sequence ATGAATTTTTCTTTTAAAAAAATCATACCACACATACTAGTTCTTTTAGCGTTTGTGGTAGCTTCCTTAATATATTTTAGCCCAGTTTTACAAGGCAAACAAATATTCCAGAGCGATATTATGCAATACACTGGAATGGCAAAACAACAAAACAACTTTAGAGCGAGTACAGGTGAGGAAACCTATTGGACTAATAGTGCGTTTGGAGGAATGCCTACATATCAATTAGGAGCAAAATATCCTCATAACTATATAAAAAAATTAGATTTAGCCTTGCGATTTTTGCCTAGACCAGCAGATTACTTATTTCTCTATTTTTTAGGGTTTTATATTCTACTTCTGGTACTTAAAGTCGATTTTAAACTTGCTGCATTGGGTGCTTTAGCTTTTGGGTTTTCTACCTATTTAATCATTTTATTAGGTGTTGGTCATAACAGTAAAGCGCATGCCATTGCTTATATGCCATTAGTCTTATCTGGAATATTGCTCACATTTCAACGGAAATATGTTTTGGGGTTTTTGCTAACCATTATTGCTATGGCGTTAGAGATTGTAGCAAATCATTTTCAAATGACGTACTATCTTCTATTATTGGTAATAGTGTTAGGAGTAGTCTATTTAATTGATGCTTATAAGAAACAAGAATTACCGCATTTTTTTAAATCTGTAGGTATTTTAGTTGCTGCTGTTATTTTATCTATTGGATTAAATGCTACAAACATTATGGCTACTCAAGAGTACGTGAGTGAAAGTTATAGAGGGAAAAGTGAATTAACCATTAATCCTGATGGGTCTCCAAAAGAAGTTACCAATGGCTTAGATAAAGAATATATCACCGAATATAGTTATGGTGTCGCCGAAAGCTTCAACCTTTTTATCCCACGTTTTGTGGGTGGAGGAACTATTGAGAAATTAGGTAAAGACTCTAATGTATATAATGCTTTTATAAATTTGGGAGCAACACCTATACAGGCTTTAAACGAAGTTAAGCAAACACCAACGTACTGGGGAGATCAACCCATTGTAGAAGCACCTGCGTATGTTGGTGCGGTTATTATATTTTTGTTTGTACTTGGACTCTTTTTGGTTAAAGGACGTTTAAAATGGTGGCTTGTTGGAGGTGTTTTAATGTCTTGGTTACTATCATTAGGCAAGAACTTTGGATTACTAACCGATTTATTTATAGACTACATACCATTATACAATAAATTTAGAGCAGTTAGCTCAATACAAGTTATTTTGGAGCTATGTATTCCAGTATTAGGAATCTTTGCACTTGTTAGATTGTTTAACAATTTTGAACAAAAAGAAGCAAAGCTTAAAGCTTTAAAATACGCAACGGCTATTACTGCTGGTATTGCACTAATATTTTTGCTATTTAAAGGCAGTTTATTTGATTTTTCAGGAATTAGAGATGGACAATACTTGCAAGCTTATGGGCAATCATATATAGATGCTTTAAAAGAAGATAGGAAAGCCATTTTCAATACTGATACAATTAGATCTTTAGTTCTTGTGTTGTTATCTGCAGGAATTATTTGGCTATTTTTAAAAGAAAAGCTATCCGAAAAACTAGTAGTTATCGCTTTTGCTGTATTGATTGTATTCGATTTAGTTGGGGTTGATAGACGTTATGTGAATAACGATGATTTTGTTTCAGCAATTCAGGTACAAAAGCCATATCAAGCTAATGCTGCAGACCAAGAGATTTTAAAAGACAATTCGCATTATAGGGTCTATGATTTAACTACTGGAAATACTAAACCATCTTATTTTCATAATTCGTTAAATGGTTATACAGCAGCACGTATGAAGCGATTTAATGAGCTTTTTGATTTTTATATTAGAAGAAATCATTTGGAAACGCTCAATATGTTAAACACAAAATATATTATTGCTCCAGCTGAAAATGATCAACCTCAAGTATTCACAAATACTGATGCCAATGGAAATGCTTGGTTTATTGAATCTTTTAAAGCTGTAGATACTGCTAATGAAGAAATTATGGCACTAGATAGTTTAAATACTAAGACTACAGCTGTTTTAAATAAAGCACAATTTAATATTATACCAGATGTAACATATCAAGTAGATTCTCTTGCTGGTATTAGATTAATAGATTATAAGCCAAACTATTTAAAATATGAATCAAATAATGCTAATGATGGATTTGCTGTATTTTCTGAAAACTACTACCAACAAGGTTGGCAAGCTTATCTTGATGGGAAAGAAATGTCACATATTCGTGTAAATTATGTGTTACGTGGTATGGAGATTCCTGCAGGAACACATACGATAGAGTTTAGATTTGAACCACAAGTAGTAAAAACGGGAAGCACTATTGCTTTAGGCACGAGTTTAATAGTTGTATTGCTATTATTGGTAGGATTATTTTACCAGTTTAAGAAAGATAATGTAAAGACTACCACAAGTGCGTAA
- a CDS encoding DUF4834 family protein codes for MLQYASLVGFLRTILIILLIWYGIKILSRIFAPVLMRYVAKKAEQKFGGQFNQHQQPQPQKKKEGEISIDKMPNENTSSNKKVGEYVDYEEID; via the coding sequence ATGTTGCAATACGCTTCTCTTGTAGGTTTTTTAAGAACAATTTTAATAATTCTGTTGATTTGGTACGGAATAAAAATACTTTCTAGGATATTTGCGCCTGTTTTAATGCGCTATGTAGCTAAAAAAGCAGAGCAGAAATTTGGAGGACAATTTAATCAACACCAACAGCCTCAGCCTCAAAAAAAGAAAGAGGGTGAAATATCTATAGATAAAATGCCAAATGAGAATACATCTTCAAATAAAAAGGTTGGCGAATACGTAGATTACGAAGAAATTGATTAA
- a CDS encoding transporter, whose product MKSIKTYLFLLICLSFSMNSFGQYTEVINSNRPGVSRSAFSVGTNVAQFEIGPYMIKEERTPATRYEVSGFGADFAVRYGLLFEELELNIEGTYQNDTKTYITSLSSDQDRANFKSLVIGAKYMFFDPNRNAEEDKPNIYSYHANRKFKWNSLIPAIAIGAGMHYDTKNNPYTAPEIEGISPRVMIATQNNFSGGWVFVMNFIKERIGTEQSDFQYILTLTHSFSPKWVIFAETQGIQSDFYADNLFRFGGAYLLGKDFQLDSAVTFNTKDTPSVFSVNFGASYRLDFHSDKEQ is encoded by the coding sequence ATGAAATCAATAAAAACCTATTTATTCTTACTAATTTGCCTTAGTTTTTCTATGAATTCATTTGGGCAATACACCGAAGTCATTAACTCAAATCGCCCAGGAGTGTCACGAAGTGCCTTTTCAGTAGGTACTAATGTGGCTCAATTTGAAATTGGACCATATATGATAAAAGAAGAACGAACTCCAGCTACTAGATATGAAGTTTCAGGATTTGGAGCTGATTTTGCTGTTCGTTATGGTTTACTATTTGAAGAGTTAGAACTAAATATTGAAGGGACATACCAAAACGATACTAAGACATATATCACTTCTTTAAGTTCAGACCAAGATAGAGCAAACTTTAAAAGTTTAGTCATTGGTGCCAAATACATGTTTTTTGACCCAAATAGAAATGCCGAAGAAGACAAACCAAACATTTATAGCTATCATGCTAACAGAAAATTTAAATGGAACTCTTTAATTCCAGCTATAGCTATTGGAGCTGGAATGCATTACGATACGAAAAACAATCCCTATACTGCTCCAGAAATTGAAGGGATTAGTCCACGAGTAATGATTGCTACACAAAACAACTTTTCTGGTGGCTGGGTATTTGTAATGAATTTTATTAAAGAACGTATAGGTACTGAACAATCTGATTTTCAATACATTTTAACATTAACACATTCATTTAGCCCAAAATGGGTAATATTTGCTGAAACTCAAGGAATACAAAGTGATTTTTATGCCGATAATTTGTTTAGATTTGGAGGCGCATATTTATTAGGTAAAGATTTTCAGTTAGATTCAGCTGTTACATTCAATACAAAAGATACGCCATCAGTTTTTAGTGTAAATTTTGGAGCTTCATATCGCTTAGATTTCCATAGCGATAAAGAGCAATAG
- a CDS encoding GTP cyclohydrolase codes for MIEIKEALSKKDLKKFVKFPFSLYKNSEFWVPPIISEELRTFNKKINPVFQDAEGRFFLAYKNGEIVGRIAALINWIEVKEQSIKKMRFGWFDVIDDKDVTKALLDKVNEIGKENNLEFIEGPIGFSNLDKVGVVYDGFDHIGSMITWENHPYYVNHLEAYGMTFGKGYSENKMAFGDIKREYFSRIQELVKKRYQLKALNFTSNKEILPYTNQMFEVFTKSHSVLSSFVDINDAQREYFKKKFIGFLNPEYVKFVLDKDDNLIGFGIVTPSYAEALQKMNGKLWPFGFKHLLHAKKHSKTVTFYLIGVLPEYQNKGVTAVIFEEFHKTFTEKGITMCIRGPELDDNTAIQKLWKNFNPQVFKKRCTYVKDIK; via the coding sequence ATGATCGAAATTAAAGAAGCACTCTCTAAGAAAGACTTAAAGAAATTTGTAAAATTTCCATTTTCACTTTACAAAAATTCAGAATTTTGGGTACCTCCAATTATTAGTGAAGAATTAAGGACATTCAATAAGAAAATAAATCCTGTATTTCAAGATGCCGAGGGACGCTTCTTTTTAGCTTACAAAAATGGGGAGATTGTTGGTCGTATTGCTGCTTTAATTAATTGGATTGAAGTCAAAGAGCAAAGCATAAAAAAAATGCGCTTTGGTTGGTTTGATGTGATTGATGATAAAGATGTAACAAAAGCATTGCTTGACAAGGTTAACGAAATTGGAAAAGAAAACAACTTAGAGTTTATAGAAGGACCAATAGGTTTTTCTAATTTAGACAAAGTAGGTGTTGTTTATGACGGTTTTGACCATATAGGTAGTATGATTACTTGGGAAAACCACCCCTATTATGTTAATCATCTAGAAGCTTACGGAATGACTTTCGGGAAAGGATATTCTGAAAATAAAATGGCTTTTGGTGATATTAAACGTGAGTATTTTTCTAGAATCCAGGAGCTTGTAAAAAAACGTTATCAATTAAAAGCCTTAAATTTTACTAGCAATAAGGAGATATTACCTTATACGAACCAAATGTTTGAGGTATTTACAAAATCGCACTCAGTATTATCATCTTTTGTTGACATTAATGATGCACAAAGGGAATACTTTAAAAAGAAATTTATTGGATTTTTGAATCCTGAATATGTAAAATTCGTTCTAGACAAAGACGACAACCTTATTGGATTTGGAATTGTAACTCCTTCCTACGCTGAAGCTTTACAAAAAATGAATGGAAAGCTATGGCCTTTTGGTTTTAAGCACTTATTACATGCTAAAAAGCATAGCAAAACGGTAACATTCTATCTTATTGGTGTTTTACCAGAATATCAAAATAAAGGCGTTACTGCTGTTATTTTTGAAGAGTTTCATAAAACTTTTACTGAAAAAGGAATAACAATGTGTATTCGTGGTCCAGAGCTAGATGATAACACTGCTATACAAAAGCTATGGAAAAATTTTAATCCTCAAGTATTTAAAAAACGTTGTACTTACGTAAAAGATATAAAATAA
- a CDS encoding aminotransferase class I/II-fold pyridoxal phosphate-dependent enzyme: MKDLFEKIYKDKGPLGKWASQAEGYFVFPKLEGEISNRMKFQGKEVITWSINDYLGLANHPEVRKVDAEAGAAYGSAYPMGARMMSGHTSLHEQLQNELAAFVNKEAAYLLNFGYQGMVSTIDALVSKDDIIVYDVDAHACIIDGVRLHMGKRFTYKHNDVESLEKNLERATKMAEQTGGGILVISEGVFGMRGEQGRLKEIVDLKKKFNFRLFVDDAHGFGTLGKTGAGAGEEQGVQDDIDVYFATFAKSMASTGAFIAADKEIIDYLKYNLRSQMFAKSLQMQLVVGALKRLDMLRTMPELKNNLWTIVDALQSGLKERGFDIGTTQSCVTPVYLKGSIPEAMALVRDLRENYGIFCSIVVYPVVPKGIILLRMIPTATHTLEDVEITLNAFSAIRERLENGTYKRLSAAVTAAMGE, from the coding sequence ATGAAGGATTTATTTGAAAAGATATATAAAGACAAAGGACCATTAGGAAAATGGGCTTCACAAGCAGAAGGTTATTTTGTATTTCCAAAACTTGAAGGTGAAATTAGTAACAGAATGAAGTTTCAAGGTAAAGAAGTTATCACCTGGAGTATTAACGACTATTTAGGGTTGGCAAATCATCCTGAAGTACGTAAAGTTGATGCCGAAGCTGGAGCTGCTTACGGTTCTGCCTACCCAATGGGAGCTAGAATGATGTCAGGGCACACGTCACTTCATGAGCAATTACAAAATGAATTAGCGGCTTTTGTTAATAAAGAAGCTGCATATTTACTAAATTTTGGTTATCAAGGTATGGTATCAACTATTGATGCTCTTGTTTCTAAAGATGACATTATTGTTTATGATGTTGATGCACATGCTTGTATTATTGACGGTGTTCGTCTTCACATGGGAAAACGATTTACTTACAAGCATAATGATGTTGAAAGTTTAGAGAAAAACTTAGAACGTGCTACTAAAATGGCAGAGCAAACTGGTGGAGGAATTTTAGTGATTTCTGAAGGTGTGTTTGGGATGCGTGGAGAGCAAGGTCGTTTAAAAGAAATTGTTGATCTTAAAAAGAAATTTAACTTCAGATTATTTGTTGATGATGCACATGGCTTTGGAACACTTGGTAAAACTGGTGCTGGCGCAGGAGAAGAGCAAGGTGTACAAGACGATATAGATGTGTATTTTGCAACGTTTGCTAAATCAATGGCAAGTACAGGTGCATTTATTGCTGCAGATAAAGAAATCATTGATTATTTAAAATATAACTTACGCTCACAAATGTTTGCAAAATCATTGCAAATGCAGCTGGTAGTAGGCGCATTAAAGCGATTGGATATGCTTAGAACAATGCCTGAGCTTAAAAATAATCTTTGGACAATCGTAGATGCATTACAATCTGGACTTAAAGAACGTGGTTTTGATATTGGAACAACACAAAGTTGTGTAACTCCTGTATATTTAAAAGGAAGTATTCCTGAGGCTATGGCTTTAGTTAGAGACTTAAGAGAAAATTATGGAATATTCTGTTCTATAGTGGTTTACCCAGTAGTACCTAAAGGGATTATTTTACTAAGAATGATACCTACAGCTACACATACTTTAGAGGATGTTGAAATAACTTTAAATGCTTTTTCAGCAATTAGAGAGCGATTAGAAAACGGAACTTACAAACGTTTATCTGCCGCAGTTACTGCTGCCATGGGTGAGTAA
- a CDS encoding pyridoxal-phosphate dependent enzyme, whose protein sequence is MKQSKNVFDNVLDLIGNTPLIKLNKMTLDFKGDYLAKVEAFNPGHSSKDRIALYIIEEAEKKGILKPGDTIIETTSGNTGFSIAMVSIIKGYDCILAVSSKSSADKIDMLRTMGAKVYVCPAHVSADDSRSYYQVAKRLHEETKGSVYINQYFNELNLQAHYATTGPEIWEQTEGKITHLVACSGTGGTISGTAKYLKEQNSNIKVIGVDAFGSVLKKYHETRELDIDEIYPYRIEGLGKNLIPTATDFDIIDKFIKVTDEESAHTAREIARTEGLFVGYTSGAAMQAIKQLNEDGEFKKDDKIVVIFPDHGSRYMSKIYSDKWMEDQGFFDSKNEVSIKKAQYIK, encoded by the coding sequence ATGAAACAAAGCAAAAATGTATTTGATAATGTGTTAGACCTTATAGGAAATACACCTCTAATCAAACTTAATAAAATGACCTTAGACTTTAAAGGTGATTACTTAGCAAAAGTAGAAGCTTTTAATCCAGGTCATTCTTCCAAAGACAGAATAGCACTTTACATTATTGAAGAAGCCGAAAAAAAAGGCATTCTAAAGCCAGGAGATACCATTATAGAAACTACCTCTGGAAATACTGGTTTCAGTATAGCTATGGTAAGTATTATTAAAGGGTATGATTGTATTTTAGCAGTAAGTTCTAAGTCATCGGCCGATAAGATTGATATGCTTCGTACTATGGGAGCTAAAGTATATGTTTGTCCTGCACATGTTAGTGCAGACGATTCGCGTTCTTATTATCAAGTAGCAAAACGTTTACACGAAGAAACAAAAGGATCGGTTTATATCAATCAGTATTTTAATGAGCTTAATCTTCAAGCACACTATGCAACTACTGGACCAGAAATCTGGGAACAAACTGAAGGTAAAATAACGCATTTAGTTGCTTGTAGTGGTACAGGAGGAACAATCTCTGGTACGGCTAAATATTTAAAAGAACAAAACTCTAATATAAAAGTGATTGGTGTTGATGCTTTTGGATCTGTACTTAAAAAATACCACGAAACTCGTGAGTTAGATATAGACGAAATTTATCCATACAGAATTGAAGGCTTAGGAAAAAACTTAATTCCTACGGCAACAGATTTTGATATAATTGATAAATTTATAAAAGTAACAGATGAAGAAAGTGCGCATACAGCACGTGAGATTGCAAGAACAGAAGGCTTATTTGTTGGTTATACAAGTGGAGCAGCAATGCAAGCAATAAAGCAACTTAATGAAGATGGAGAGTTTAAAAAAGATGATAAAATAGTAGTTATTTTCCCAGATCATGGGTCACGCTATATGAGTAAAATATATAGTGATAAATGGATGGAAGATCAAGGCTTTTTCGATAGTAAAAATGAAGTATCTATTAAAAAGGCACAATATATTAAATAA
- a CDS encoding S9 family peptidase — protein MKKNIFPPVAKQIPKELVAHNDIRIDNYFWLNDRDNPEVIKYLEQENAYCDGMMKHTEQFQKNLFEEMKARIKEDDESVPYKYNGYWYIVKFETGKNYPIYIRRKESLDAQDELLFNCNEMAEGHSYFKLTGISISPDNSKVSFGLDTVGRRQYTIHIKDLKTNKLFPEQITNATGSSTWANDNKTLFYTSKNELTLRSEKVFKHILGTSVDKDIMVYQEKDDTFNVSVYKTKSRQYIIIASNSTLTDEFQILEADKPNGDFKLFHPRVRGLEYSISHFEDHFYILTNLDNATNFKLMKTSIKNTAIENWEEVVPHRKEVMLEGIDIFKEYLVMSERENGLNNIRIKRWDNTDDYYLPFDNETYTAYTSTNVDFDTTILRYGYNALTTPASIIDFNMVSKTKEVKKEQEVLGGKFKKENYISERIWATAEDGTKIPMSVVHHKNTKKSKETPLLMYAYGSYGHTIDPYFSTIRLSLLDRGFIYVIVHIRGSEYLGRPWYEGGKLLLKKNTFTDFIDCTKHLIAQNYSSPSHLYAMGGSAGGLLMGSILNMAPHLYNGIVAQVPFVDVVTTMLDDSIPLTTGEYDEWGNPNNLAYYNYIKSYSPYDNVANQDYPNILITTGLHDSQVQYWEPAKWVAKLRTHKANGTLLLLKTNMDAGHGGASGRFESLKEDALEFAFLMDLEEIVS, from the coding sequence TTGAAAAAAAACATATTCCCTCCAGTTGCAAAACAAATTCCTAAAGAATTAGTAGCTCATAATGACATTAGAATAGATAATTACTTTTGGTTGAACGATAGAGATAATCCAGAAGTTATTAAATATTTAGAGCAAGAGAATGCTTATTGTGATGGCATGATGAAGCATACCGAACAATTTCAGAAGAACTTGTTTGAAGAAATGAAAGCACGTATCAAAGAAGATGACGAATCTGTACCATACAAATACAATGGTTATTGGTACATCGTGAAATTTGAAACAGGAAAAAATTACCCTATTTATATACGACGAAAAGAATCATTAGATGCTCAAGATGAGTTGCTGTTTAATTGTAACGAAATGGCTGAAGGTCATTCGTATTTTAAACTCACAGGAATTAGTATTAGCCCAGATAATTCAAAAGTTTCGTTTGGTTTAGATACTGTTGGAAGACGTCAATACACAATCCATATAAAAGATTTAAAAACCAATAAGCTTTTCCCTGAACAAATTACCAATGCAACAGGTTCATCAACTTGGGCAAATGACAATAAAACGTTGTTTTACACATCTAAAAATGAGCTAACACTCCGTTCAGAAAAAGTGTTCAAACATATTTTAGGCACTAGTGTTGACAAGGATATTATGGTGTATCAAGAGAAAGACGATACATTTAATGTTTCGGTTTATAAAACAAAATCTAGGCAGTATATTATCATTGCAAGCAATAGTACATTAACTGATGAATTTCAAATTTTAGAAGCCGATAAACCAAATGGTGATTTTAAACTATTTCATCCAAGAGTGAGAGGTTTAGAATATAGTATTTCTCATTTCGAAGATCATTTTTACATACTTACTAATCTAGATAATGCTACTAATTTTAAACTCATGAAAACCAGTATTAAGAATACTGCTATTGAGAATTGGGAAGAAGTGGTTCCACACCGAAAAGAGGTGATGCTTGAAGGAATAGACATTTTTAAGGAGTACTTAGTGATGAGTGAGCGTGAAAATGGACTGAATAATATTAGAATTAAGCGTTGGGATAATACTGACGATTATTATTTACCTTTTGATAATGAAACCTATACTGCTTACACGAGTACTAATGTAGATTTCGATACAACCATTTTGCGTTATGGTTATAATGCATTGACAACACCAGCTTCTATTATTGATTTTAATATGGTTAGCAAAACCAAAGAAGTAAAAAAAGAACAGGAAGTTTTAGGAGGAAAGTTTAAAAAAGAAAACTATATCTCCGAACGTATTTGGGCAACAGCAGAGGATGGTACAAAAATCCCAATGTCGGTTGTTCATCATAAGAACACTAAAAAAAGCAAAGAAACACCCTTATTAATGTATGCTTATGGATCGTATGGACACACAATAGACCCATATTTTTCAACGATAAGATTATCGCTCTTAGATCGAGGTTTTATCTATGTGATAGTGCATATTAGAGGGAGTGAATATTTAGGTAGGCCTTGGTACGAAGGAGGTAAATTATTACTAAAGAAAAATACATTCACCGATTTTATTGATTGCACAAAACATCTAATTGCACAAAATTATTCGTCACCTAGTCATTTATATGCTATGGGAGGAAGTGCTGGAGGTTTGTTAATGGGAAGTATTTTAAATATGGCTCCACATTTGTATAATGGCATAGTTGCTCAGGTGCCTTTTGTAGATGTAGTTACTACCATGCTAGACGATTCTATTCCTTTAACTACTGGAGAGTATGACGAATGGGGTAATCCAAATAACTTGGCTTACTACAACTATATAAAATCATATTCGCCATATGATAATGTTGCAAATCAAGACTATCCGAACATATTAATAACAACAGGATTACACGACAGTCAAGTACAATATTGGGAGCCAGCTAAATGGGTTGCAAAGCTAAGAACACATAAAGCAAACGGTACGCTTTTATTACTTAAAACAAACATGGATGCTGGACACGGTGGAGCTTCTGGTCGTTTCGAATCTTTAAAAGAAGATGCGCTCGAGTTCGCATTTTTAATGGATTTAGAAGAGATTGTAAGCTAA
- a CDS encoding YbaB/EbfC family nucleoid-associated protein has translation MFGDLMGMMGKLKETQAKVEAAKERLNSVYIDEASFDNLLKVTLTGNRVIKSIEIDNQLLQDKEQLEDYLILTLNKAIEKAGNVHETEVAAVAKEGMPNIPGMDMFK, from the coding sequence ATGTTTGGAGATTTAATGGGAATGATGGGAAAACTTAAAGAAACCCAAGCGAAAGTTGAAGCCGCAAAAGAGCGATTAAACTCGGTATATATTGATGAAGCAAGCTTTGATAACTTATTAAAAGTAACACTTACTGGAAATAGAGTTATTAAATCTATTGAGATTGATAACCAGCTTCTCCAAGATAAAGAGCAATTGGAAGATTACTTAATTTTAACGCTAAACAAAGCGATTGAAAAAGCTGGTAATGTACACGAAACTGAAGTGGCTGCTGTTGCTAAAGAAGGTATGCCAAATATCCCTGGCATGGATATGTTTAAATAA
- a CDS encoding head GIN domain-containing protein: MKTNILYIILIALCISSCNVDNIRVNDTITSREISYTNYDAIEIANGFKAYVTFSDTEESIKIEANDNLHEHIIVTNNDNTLKVKVKNNVNIKGSATINVYITTRIINSFKASSDAKIYLQNVLIANNAKIRLAADSYFSGEINVDNLEFSGSADTKADLYGFVDNLDLDLSADSKMYDYDLIVNNLKIDMSADCKAYLTVNETIDIDAVADCTLYYKGNADITHQNLRADSRIIKVD; the protein is encoded by the coding sequence ATGAAAACGAACATTCTATATATTATTTTAATAGCCTTATGTATATCATCATGTAATGTAGACAATATAAGAGTCAACGACACCATAACTTCTAGAGAGATTAGTTATACAAATTACGATGCTATAGAAATCGCAAATGGTTTCAAAGCGTATGTTACATTTTCTGATACCGAAGAAAGTATCAAAATCGAAGCGAATGATAATCTGCATGAACATATCATCGTAACAAACAATGATAATACACTAAAAGTAAAAGTAAAGAATAATGTAAATATTAAAGGATCTGCTACTATTAACGTATACATTACAACAAGGATAATCAATAGTTTTAAAGCATCATCTGATGCTAAAATTTATTTACAAAATGTACTTATTGCAAATAATGCAAAAATTAGATTAGCAGCAGATAGTTATTTTTCGGGAGAAATAAACGTAGATAATTTAGAGTTCTCTGGATCTGCAGATACGAAAGCAGATTTATACGGATTTGTAGATAATCTTGATTTAGATTTATCAGCAGATTCTAAAATGTATGATTACGATTTAATAGTAAATAACTTAAAAATTGATATGTCAGCAGACTGCAAAGCGTATCTAACAGTAAATGAAACTATCGATATTGATGCAGTAGCAGATTGCACCCTTTATTATAAAGGAAATGCAGATATTACACATCAAAATTTGAGAGCAGATTCAAGAATTATAAAAGTAGATTAG
- a CDS encoding RNA polymerase sigma factor, translated as MKADILYTHKDLVEKSKLGDRKSQYQLYELYVDAMYNVSMRMVKTKEDAEDIVQDSFVEVFKNLSSFRYESTFGSWLKRIVINKSINHLKLKKIAVVPLENEIYKIGDDVDYNPPEVNIKKVIKSISLLPSGFQQIINLYLIEGYDHVEIGEILGIATSTSKSQYHRGKKKLIEMINEL; from the coding sequence TTGAAAGCAGATATCCTTTATACTCACAAAGACCTTGTTGAGAAAAGTAAGTTAGGTGATAGAAAATCACAATATCAATTGTATGAACTTTATGTTGATGCTATGTATAATGTGTCTATGCGTATGGTTAAAACAAAGGAGGATGCTGAAGATATCGTGCAAGATAGTTTTGTTGAAGTGTTTAAAAACTTGTCGTCTTTTAGATATGAAAGCACTTTTGGATCTTGGTTAAAACGTATTGTGATTAACAAAAGTATTAATCATTTAAAGTTGAAAAAAATCGCTGTTGTTCCATTAGAAAATGAAATCTATAAGATAGGAGACGATGTTGATTATAACCCTCCAGAAGTGAATATTAAAAAAGTTATTAAAAGCATTAGTCTTTTGCCTTCAGGCTTTCAGCAGATAATTAATTTGTATTTAATAGAAGGTTATGATCATGTAGAGATAGGAGAAATTTTAGGAATTGCAACCTCAACATCTAAATCTCAATACCATAGAGGTAAGAAAAAATTAATAGAAATGATAAACGAATTATAA